From the Burkholderia ubonensis subsp. mesacidophila genome, the window GTTCAGCTTCGCGCCCTCGCCCGCCGACGTGATCGCGTACGTCTCGTCGGTCAGCGCGAACACGCCGTACACCCGCTGCAGAACGGTGCGCAGCCGCGCGTAAGGAAACGACAGTCCGTAGAACACGTGGCGGAAATTGACGATCAGCGCGGTCAGCGCGACCTGCGGCAGCGCCATCCCGGAGACCATCAGGCTCACCGCCAGAAACTCGATCGAGCCCGCGAAAATCATCAACGCGGACAGCGGCGCCCAATACCACGGCACCCCGCTCGTCACGAGGAACACGCCGAACGCGACCCCGAGCGGCACGTACGCCATCGCCACCGGAATCGACAGGCGGAAGGATTGATAGAGCTGCTCCGACTTCGGCAGCGCCATCACGAACGGCTTCGATTCGACACTCACGCTTGCTGATTCCCCATCGTTCGCTGGCGGCCGCCTCGAGCGTCCGCCGTCATCGTCCCCATAACAGCGTGCGCAGCCGCGATCCCGCCTGCGCACGCGTTGGCCGCTCCTCCGCGATCGCGACTTCGCTACCGCCGATCCCGCTCAGCCAGATCGTCGAATGCGGCGCGAGATCGAACGTCTCGTTCTCGCGCAGCCAGAAGTCGTTCAACAGGCCAGGCACCGTCAACCACACCATGCCGCGGCGCACGACCAGCGTCTGCCGCCCATCAGCGGTCCAGCGCGTCGGCGCACCGTCCTCTTCCAGTTGGAACGTCCGGATTTCCCGCATTTGGCCCTCCTTGTCACTCGACGCGACCGTCGCATTTCTGAAAGCC encodes:
- a CDS encoding AzlC family ABC transporter permease, translating into MSVESKPFVMALPKSEQLYQSFRLSIPVAMAYVPLGVAFGVFLVTSGVPWYWAPLSALMIFAGSIEFLAVSLMVSGMALPQVALTALIVNFRHVFYGLSFPYARLRTVLQRVYGVFALTDETYAITSAGEGAKLNGFQITALQLISHVWWVGGALLGSLTGLAIPSSVKGFGFALTSMFVILAVDAVRTKGTALLIGVAALASAAAFASEKWLYRESFLFAGLLVYLAILTALYIFGSKGNDE
- a CDS encoding DUF2917 domain-containing protein, translated to MREIRTFQLEEDGAPTRWTADGRQTLVVRRGMVWLTVPGLLNDFWLRENETFDLAPHSTIWLSGIGGSEVAIAEERPTRAQAGSRLRTLLWGR